The following proteins are co-located in the Gossypium hirsutum isolate 1008001.06 chromosome A02, Gossypium_hirsutum_v2.1, whole genome shotgun sequence genome:
- the LOC121215384 gene encoding uncharacterized protein isoform X2: protein MVHPTAAVTPGFSKPPSRRRRRGQRPTAKKWFFFSLPFAGYSKVGLSQPMGPKKVFSPPTFGSDDGEESTDAGLARRRDVRKEKPLTRKRFSAFIADLHNF from the exons ATGGTTCACCCAACCGCCGCCGTGACTCCG GGCTTCTCTAAGCCACCGTCGCGCCGCCGCCGCCGTGGCCAACGGCCGACAGcgaaaaaatggtttttttttagcCTTCCCTTCGCAGGGTACTCGAAGGTTGGCCTCTCTCAACCCATGGGACCGAAAAAGGTCTTTAGTCCCCCAACTTTCGGCTCCGACGATGGCGAAGAGAGCACCGACGCCGGGCTTGCAAGGCGACGAG ATGTTCGTAAAGAGAAGCCCCTTACAAGGAAGAGATTTTCGGCCTTTATAGCCGATCTACAcaacttttaa